acatcccttttcaggaccctgtctttcaaagataatttgtaaaaatccaaataacttcacagatcttcattgtaaagggttgtaaacactgtttcccatgcttgttcaatgaaccataaacaattaatgaacatgcacctgtggaacggtcgttaagacactaacagtttacagacgttaggaaattaaggtcacagttatgaaaacttaggatactaaagaggccattctactgactctgaaaaacaccaaaagaaagatgcccagggtccctgctcatctgtgtgaacgtgccttaggcatgctgcaaggaggcgtgaggactgcagatatggccaagccaataaattgcaatgtccgtactgtgagatggcTAAGACAGCGCGACAGGgaaacaggatggacagctgatcgtcctcgcagtggcagaccacgtgtaacaacacctgcacaggatcggtacatccgaacatcacacctgcgggacaggtacaggatggcaacaacaactgcccgagttacaccaggaacgcacaatccctccatcagtgctcagaccgtccgcaataggctgagagaggctggactgagggcttgtaggcctgttgtaaggcaggtcctcaccagacatcaccggcaacaacgtcgcctatgggcacaaacccaccgtcactggaccagacaggactggcaaaaagtgctcttcactgatgagtcacggttttgtctcaccaggggtgatggtcggattcgcgtttatcgtcgaaggaatgagcgttacaccgaggcctgtactctggagcgggatcaatttggaggtggagggtccgtcatggtcggggcggtgtgtcacagcatcatcggactgagcttgttgtcattacagccaatctcaacgctgtgcattacagggaagacatcctccttcctcttgtggtacccttcctgcaggctcatcctgacatgacactccagcatgacaatgccaccagccatactgctcattctgtgcgtgatttcctgcaaggaatgtcagtgttctgccatggccagcaaagagcctggatctcaatcccattgagcacgtttgggacctgttggatcggagggtgagggctagggccattccccccagaaatgtccgagaACTTgcgggtgccttggtggaagagtggggtaacatttcacagcaagaactggcaaacctgctgtagtccatgaggaggagatgcactgcagtacttaatgcagctggtggccacaccagatactgactgttacttttgatcctccctttgttcagggacacatgatTCCATTTTGGTTAGTcacacgtctgtggaacttgttcattttatgtctcagttgttgaatcttgttatgttcattcaaatatttacacatgttaagtttgctgaaaataaacgcagttgacagtgagaggacgtttctttttttgctgagtttatataggggattggaaatgatgcagacaattacattgatagaagccaaaatttatctgcaatattaaagctgatctaccccctaattacatttttttaaagcagaAAAACATGATTCATGTTTGACTTGTTCAACGTTATACTGTTCTGTGTGgaatgtgtctgtgtttgttcctGCATATTTTCCTGCATCACATATAGCCCACGACAACCCTGACGAACATGCCATGTAGTTGGAAAAATCAATACATCACTCAGTCAGGGCTGGTTGGGAAATACAAGGAATTTAGCCCGGGGGTCAAGGGTCCCCTCTGAGCAGTACCAGATGCTGAGGGAGCAGAAAGGAAGGGATTTGGGAAAGATATGTGCAGCCGCCCATCCAGACCTAATCTGAGTTCTACATCATACTCTGCTCAATCATAGTCACAACAGGAGTGACAGGACACAACAAACTGATTTGGGCCCGAACGGCAGCAACGAGGGATTAAAACAGAAGAAAAGCAGCCTATAACTAAGAGTAGATAACCAAATATGGAGACACAGTCCTGATCTCACTCCGTCCCTTCTCCCTTGctatgacagtctctctctctttcacctgcAGTTGTAATAGCAACCGGGTGTGTCTGTAATTCTGGGTGTGTAAAGTCACATCATCTGCTCTGAAAGAAAGGGACCCATTGACTCGCACTATGTGAACAGGCTGGTATGAGTTCATTGAGCTCTTTTACACACCAATAGCTTCTGtgaattcatgtgtgtgtgttcatatgtgAGAGTAATGTGTATGGGCCAGCCTGCATGTGTGTCAGATTTGTAAGTGATTGGATTGCTGTATCCTGTTCATTCCAGATAAAAACCATATCTAAAGATGGTGTGACACATATTAAGCATACAACACATTTGAATATGAGCCTAACGGCTATCTGTAGAAACACATTGTCAGCATCCAGCACCTTGCTGTTGTTTTACACCATTCACCAATAATGTCAAACCCCCTGTCAAGACTATTTACGCAACTCACTTAAATTTAGCCAGCTTGTCTTGACATGACAGAGTATGGCTGTGTGAAAGTATTTTTGTGTGTCCTTAAATGGCATAGAGCATCCCTGAGGGGCAATGTCCAAACACAACCGCAAAGTAATTAAAAGCAGCTCCAGCATGCCAAATATGCTGTCATGAAATTATAGTAGTATGGGTATTTAGTATGGGTATGGCAATTTATTCCTTCTTTTGTCCTTTTCAGCATCGCTCGCGTCTTCCCTCCCCCAGTAATCAGTACACAGGAAAGGGTGATAAGATGTTGACTCACAAAATTCTGGAATgtagggaaaggggggggggctCCTTTTCTTTCATATTCTCTTTCCCACTCAGCAGTAATCAACTCTCATAGCTAAAATATAATTTCAGatcatgtatactgtatatataaaaagtaTACATTGCTCATTGaggcagcagatagcctagtggttagagcgttgggtcagtaaccgaaaagttgctaaatcgaatccccgagcagacaaggtaaaaatctgtcgttctgcccctgaataaggcagttaacccactgttcctaggccctcattgtaaataagaatttgttcttaactgacttgcctagttaaataaaggttaaatataaaataaatgtacatGACGAAGAAAAGGTGGGAGCAATAAATAGAAACGATGTCTGCTTTGGGTATGGTAAATTTACATTTGTCTGGAACAGAATGGACATTCAACAAGCTGGAGGGTGATATGTGCTTGAAATATAAATAGAGCTAAGTATTTACTATAAACACAGAATACTCTTGGGCTGTGCCAGGTATGGCTGTTGTTACAgcatcacccacacacacattccaaAGGCATTTTTGACTATGTGGCACAGGCAGGGCCAGTCAAATTATCACACAACAAACATTACAAGTTTTTAGAGTATGAGAAAagcagagagagatggcagaggaATTCTGCAACTCTCCCTTCTCAGCCCGTTTGTTTAACAGTCACTGGCTTCCCCAGTCTTTTTGCCTTATATGGTAACAgagtggttgagagagagagagagacagcgggagCGAGGATGGAGGTGTGGTCTATTGTTTTTGGCGGAAGAGGTGTAGGGTTACACTACTCATGAACCTTTCCAGCATTCCGTCATCTCTTCACCTCATTCCTATGACTAATGTCACGTTCATAAACAAGTGGGAGGTGGGaatttaccagttgtgaagtcgtaaatacAAGTTGGATGCATTCATGTGCTTTGAACTTGTTGAgaaacgctgattggctaatgaCCAACAAGCTGCATAAACCaaaaactaaaagtacagctataATGCTTGTAAAGAAATGATAGTGTTCAAAAACCCTATTAATAgattgctttttataaataatgttttcttATTGCATTTATCTGCTGAAAATGCTGTTAACGAGGTAATTTCTTTAGTAGTTGAtgtcagaggtcagcatgtgggaaAAGTGGGAGCTCAGGATGATAGACAAGTTTCCCACTAGTGATTACCAGTTGAAGGGGCGTTAAAGTGGATTTTTCCCAGACATATGTGGTAAATTCTCATTTCCCACTTGGTTACAAACACAGCATAAGTCAGACAAAGAGtagttaaaggcccaatgcagccgttttataaatcaaatcaaatcaaatcaaattttattagtcacatacacatggttagcagatgttaatgcgagtgtagcgaaatgcttgtgcttctagttccgacaatgcagtaataacaacaagtaatctaacctaacaattccacaactactaccttatacacacaagtgtaaagggataaagaatatgtacataaagatatatgaatgagtgatggtaggcaagatgcagtagatggtatagagtacggtatatacatatgagatgagtactgtagggtatgtaaacataaagtggcatagtttaaagtggctagtggtacatgtattacataaagatggcaagatgcagtagatgatatagagtacagtatatacatatacatatgagatgggtaatgtagggtatgtaaacattatattaagtggcattgtttaaagtggctagtggtacatttttacataatttccatcaattcccatttttaaagtggctggagttgagtcagtatgttggcagcggccgctaaatgttagtggtggctgtttaacagtctgatggccttgagatagaagctgtttttcagtctctcggtccctgctttgatgcacctgtactgacctcgccttctggatgatagcggggtgaacaggcagtggcttgggtggttgttgtccttgatgatctttatggccttcctgtgacatcgggtggtgtaggtgtcctggagggcaggtagtttgcccccggtgatgcgttctgcagacctcactaccctctggagagccttacggttgtgggcggagcagttgccgtaccaggcggtgatacagcccgacaggatgctctcgattgtgcatctgtagaagtttgtgagtgcttttggtgacaagccgaatttcttcagcctcctgaggttgaagaggcgctgctgcgccttcttcacaacgctgtctgtgtgggtggacaggATATCTATATCAATAGCAAATAATTtcagggtaacaattaagtaactTACTGTAATAGATGTTCATTAGAACTCTCtttggaactctttgttattAGTCTATTAACTAAATTACTGCATAACCATGTCAGAAACTCCCACCTattgcaaacctgctgattagaaggacctgtgtagattgtattttcaaccagccaCTATCAGGAAATAATGTTGACTGCACTGGTCCTTTAAAGAAGGGGAAACAACAAGTATGCCTGCATAAGCCTATACCTATCATCAGCACTGTGGTCAAGACACTGAacacagagaaagaaagggagggggaaaagagagaacatgaagggagagggaggactggTTCAAAATAGATCATTAACAAAGGGACTGCTGAACTACTATTCCAGCCATTTCAACTATGTGATAGAGTCCAAACAGAAATGTCTTTCATTGAGTACAACAGCAGTCTGGATTATAGATCGAGACCATTAGCTACTCCAAACGTACCTGCTTACTCACACCTGTTAATGTAATACCTATGGAATTCCTCTTAGAAAATCCCTGGATGTTTATATCCTTTATAACTGGCTACTGAACAGCTCAACACTCAGTCAATTTCTTGGTGGCCGTTATTTGTGTAACAATGATCTAATCCAAGGTTATTAAAACTACAGACGGAACCTGTAAAATGTACTCTGTTTAAGGGTAGCAAATAAGTAGCTTGGAAGCCTGTGCCATGACGATGTCAGCGGTGATTCTGTAATAACACGCTATGATTGTGAGGCACGCAGTGTGGGAATGACCCTGTGTGTTGTCATGTGAGACGGAATGACACCTGGAGATGGGGAGTCAGAGCCAGGTGCCTACCTAGACAGCTTGgtggtgggggtagagagaggggtaatTTAGAGGAGTTAAGTGGAGGCTGGGGTGGGGCACGCTTCAGCCTTCCACACCATTACACTGATGAGAGGGGGGTGAAacaagtaaagagagagagagaaacagagcgaaaCAGAGACGGACTGATTAAATAGAAACTGAAAAtacaggaggatggagagagacatgaaaTGGAAAAGAGGAGAAACTGAATGGGGGAtaaataggccgtcattgtacataagaatttgttcataactgacttgcctagttaaataaaaataaataattaaatgaGAAGTTAAAGAATGTGGCAAGGTAGCTTAATAGACAGAAGACTATTCCAGCTCATTAGGGCCATACAGAAGTTTGTCAGTAATGGTAAGAACATCACACCCATTCTACTAGAAAGAAATATGTCAATTAATCTGCGTGACAGAAAACATCCCTGCCTCCCAGGCAAACAAAGATCACACCATCATCCTTATTCAACATTCCATCACCACTCCCCTAACTAGACTGCCCACATAGTTAACAAGGGAATCACATGGCTGAAATATTACAACTGATTAGATGTAAACTTCATAGTTGGCATacccccaaaaataaaattataaaGAATATTATTTTACAGCTAAAGAAGTCATATATAGGTCTAAAGTCCTCCAATATTACTATGAAACCACTTCCTCATGATTTAGTCCTTTACCGCATGTAATAGTAGACCACAAACCAATTCACACTCCAAATATAGAACACCTTTAATATCTTTTATTTATTCTCTTGGTCATATTACATAGTTtattgaaataaaatataaatcgaACCCATATAACCATTTTTGTGTTTCCCGATTATCTCACATTTCTCAGTCAAAACCAAGAGACAGACTGAGAAACTCATACACATCCATACAGACACATTCCACTCACATTAGGCATAATGGTGTAAAATGACGGTGCAGCCTACAATGCTTGGGGAAGGCCACACTCGAGTGGACTAAACAGGAACTGCAAGGAGAGCGACATCACAGCTCATTCACCAATATCACATTTCCTGTGAACGTCCCTCCCCACTTAATACTAAACGACTTGTACAATGCAATAAAGTACAGCAGTGTAGTTGCCCACCCTAAACAATCTATTGTAGTAAACTGGTACACACTGGCTCAGGCTGCTCTACTAGTTTCCACAGGGTGGGGCCATTATATTACAGGTTGATGGAGGGAGGAAACCGCTGCAAGATGGGAGCATTATATGAGTAAAGAGGGGAATTGAAGTTCACACCAGCACACACCCATCACTAgactatagacagacagaataaTACAAAGCAGAGAGGTTAGGGATGGGTGTGAGCGTGTGCCTGTTTGTCAGGTGGGGTTGTGGTCAGGTGGGGTTGTGGTCAAGTGGGGTTGTGGTCAAGTGGGGTTGTGGTCAAGTGGTGGGTGGGTTGTTAGTTGTTTTAAACAGGTTCAACATGGCCATGAAGCACTGAGGACCAGTCTAGGCTCAGACAACAATGGGGTCATTGGATCACAGGGATGTGATTGACATGTTCATTGTCCAACAAGCTTGCTGACAAACGAGTCCAGCGCCTCATCATCTTTGATTCCCACAAACTGGTCGATGACATCACCTCCTCGCATGGCGATTACCGTGGGGACCGCCGATACCTGTAGAGAGAAGTAGAGGTCAGTAGCCACAATGACATCAGTCAAAGGCACTGTTCCCTTCCTTCCTTCTAGTAATCCCTGATCTGATATGACTGGGTTGCTGTAAGATATGTAGTGGAATCCATGCTTTCACAAATCCAACCATTTTAGATCAGGAGTTACTTCAAGGAAGGGAGGAATGAAGGTCACATTTTCTAACTAACATTTGCAATATCAATCAATAATGTCAACAGCTTCCACTTACCCCATATTCAATGGCCAAGTCTGTGTGATCGTCTATGTCGACCTTTGCCATGGCAACTTTGCCTTTCTGTTTGGCGACAGCTTTCTCTAATCTTGGCCCCAGTATCTTGCAGGGACCACACCACCTTCATAGAACAAACATGGGATTTCTGGTTAGAACTAATAATACTGAATGTATTTGTGAAATTTCAATCAAAAGTCTCcacaaaatatatacactgctcaaaaaaataaagggaacacttaaacaacacaatgtaactccaagtcaatcacacttctgtgaaattaaactgtccacttaggaagcaacactgattgacaatacatttcacatgctgttgtgcaaatggaatagacaaaaggtggaaattataggcaattagcaagacacccccaataaaggagtggttctgcaggtggtgaccacagaccacttctcagttcctatgcttcctggctgatgttttggtcacttttaaatgctggcggtgctttcactctagtggtagcatgagacggagtctacaacccacacaagtggctcaggtagtgcagctcatccaggatggcacatcaatgcgagctgtggcaagaaggtttgctgtgtctgtcagcgtagtgtccagagcatggaggcgctaccaggagacaggccagtacatcaggagacgtggaggaggccgtagcagggcaacaacccagcagcaggaccgctaccaccgcctttgtgcaaggaggattaggaggagcacagccagagccctgcaaaatgacctccagcaggccacaaatatgcatgtgtctgctcaaacggtcagaaacagactccatgagggtggtatgagctcaggtaccgagatgagatcctcagaccccttgtgagaccatatgctggtgcggttggccctgggttctttctaatgcaagacaatgctagacctcatgtggctggagtgtgtcagcagttcctgcaagaggaaggcgttgatgctatggactggcccgcccgttccccagacctgaatccaattgagcacatctgggacatgtctcgctccatccaccaacgccacgttgcaccacagactgtccaggagttggcggatgctttagtccaggtctgggaggagatccctcaggagaccatccgccacctcatcaggagcatgcccaggcgttgtagggaggtcatacaggcacgtggaggccacacacactactgagcctcattttgacttgttttaaggacattacatcaaagttggatcagcctgtagtgtggttttccactttaattttgagtgtgactccaaatccagacctccatgggttgataaatttgatttccattgatcatttttgtgtgattttgtagtcagcacattcaactatgtaaagaaaaaaagtatttaataagaatgtttcattcattcagatctaggatgtgttattttagtgttccctttatttttttgagcagtgtatatatatatatacacatatctgTGAGTACAGAATAGAACCTGACAATAACATTAAATTGTTTCCTAGCAAGACAATGTCAACAAGTTGGCAAAAACATAAGCAAGTGACTTGCAAAAGTATTCTCCCCCcttgcatttttcctattttgttgcattacaacctgtaatttaaatagatttttatttggatttcatgtaatggacatacacaaaatagtccaaattggtgaagtgaaaataaaaaaattacttgtttaaaaaaaaatccaaaaaagaaaaaaacggaaaagtggtgcgttcatatgtattcacccccttttctATGAAGgcactaaataagatctggtgcaaccaattaccttcagaagtcaaataattagttaaataaagtccacctgtgtgcaatctaagtgtcacatgatctcacctgttctgaaaggccccagagtctgcaacaccactaagcaaggggcacaatgaagaccaaggagctctccaaacaagtcagggacaaggttgtggagaagtacagatcagggttgggttataaaaacaatatcagaaactttgaacatcccacaacGCACAATGAAATacattataaaaaaaattgaaagaatatggcactacaacaaacctgccaagagagggccgcccacaaaCTCACAGACCATtatgtatgtacatattcttattcattcctttacacttgtgtgtataaggtaattgttgtgaaattATTAGATTACTCGTTgaatattactgcattgtcggaactacaagcacaagcatttcgctacacttgcattaacatctgcatgtgacaaataacatttgatttgaccaggcaagggcattaatcagaggcgcaacaaagagactaaagatacgcctgaaggagctgcaaagcgccacagtggagattggagtatctgtccataggaccactttaagccgtacactccacagagctggcctttacggaagagtggccagaaaacagccattgcttaaagaacaaaaaataagcaaacacgtttggtgtttgccaaaaggcatgtgggagactccccaaacatatggaagaaggtactctggttagatgagactaaaattgagctttttggccatcaaggaaaacgctatgtctggcacaaacccaacacctcatcaccccgaggataccatccccacagtgaagcgtggt
The sequence above is a segment of the Salvelinus alpinus chromosome 1, SLU_Salpinus.1, whole genome shotgun sequence genome. Coding sequences within it:
- the LOC139576276 gene encoding thioredoxin, mitochondrial-like isoform X3 produces the protein MAHRLLVCRIWTLSVKDLRCLPASTSSFSTSLRSSTTPLSLLSPKRTLPRSLPHTSRREVSFNVQDHEDFTERVINSELPVLIDFHAQAPWSSLCPLLSGVADSGAFQNRWCGPCKILGPRLEKAVAKQKGKVAMAKVDIDDHTDLAIEYGVSAVPTVIAMRGGDVIDQFVGIKDDEALDSFVSKLVGQ